Proteins encoded together in one Planctomyces sp. SH-PL14 window:
- a CDS encoding GNAT family N-acetyltransferase — MIHLIEIGPAGEIETDCPLPARATYEIRNATADLYRRAGFVRPWTGYFAESQGRIVGACGFKSPPDSTNGPSRVEIAYCTFPEFEGRGIATEQARRLVAIALNAYPEVLVTAQTLPHESPSTSVLRKLGFRCVGSVLHPDDGLVWEWHRGASGFLRLGGHLGRMQRALSALR, encoded by the coding sequence GTGATCCACCTGATTGAAATTGGGCCCGCGGGAGAGATCGAGACGGACTGTCCGCTCCCCGCCAGGGCTACCTACGAGATTCGAAACGCCACGGCCGACCTCTACCGCCGCGCCGGGTTCGTTCGTCCGTGGACCGGGTACTTCGCGGAATCCCAGGGGCGGATCGTCGGAGCCTGCGGCTTCAAGTCGCCGCCTGACTCCACCAACGGTCCGTCGCGTGTCGAGATCGCCTACTGCACATTCCCGGAATTCGAAGGGCGAGGGATCGCCACCGAGCAGGCCCGCAGGCTGGTGGCGATCGCCCTCAACGCCTATCCGGAGGTCCTGGTGACGGCCCAGACGCTGCCGCACGAGAGTCCCTCCACGTCGGTCCTCCGGAAACTCGGGTTCCGCTGCGTGGGCTCCGTCCTGCATCCCGACGACGGGCTCGTGTGGGAATGGCATCGGGGCGCGAGCGGATTTCTTCGCCTCGGCGGCCACCTGGGACGGATGCAGCGGGCTCTGTCCGCCCTGCGCTGA
- a CDS encoding SRPBCC family protein, with amino-acid sequence MKANRKLIVETPSDREIVLKRQFDAPRAAVFRALTEPALLRRWMLGPPGWTMTVCEIDLRVGGGFRYAWKNTDGTEMAMRGTYREILAPERIVNTEQFEFGCETQAGEQIGTAVLAEANGVTTLTTTILYPSKEARDGTIACGMEMGVAAGYERLDGVLAA; translated from the coding sequence ATGAAAGCGAACCGAAAGCTGATCGTCGAAACGCCGTCCGATCGCGAGATCGTCCTCAAGCGGCAGTTCGATGCGCCGCGGGCGGCCGTGTTCCGCGCGCTGACGGAGCCGGCGCTGCTCCGCCGGTGGATGCTGGGGCCTCCCGGCTGGACGATGACCGTGTGCGAGATTGACCTGCGGGTGGGCGGCGGTTTTCGGTATGCCTGGAAGAACACGGACGGGACCGAGATGGCGATGCGGGGGACGTATCGCGAGATCCTCGCGCCGGAGCGGATCGTCAACACGGAGCAGTTCGAGTTCGGCTGTGAGACGCAGGCGGGTGAGCAGATTGGGACCGCGGTTCTCGCGGAGGCGAACGGGGTGACGACGCTGACGACGACGATTCTCTATCCTTCGAAAGAGGCGCGGGACGGCACGATTGCCTGTGGGATGGAGATGGGTGTTGCGGCTGGATACGAACGGCTTGACGGGGTTTTGGCTGCATGA
- the hpnH gene encoding adenosyl-hopene transferase HpnH yields MGVPVSQMWTVAKYVLTQRLRGVKRYPLVLMLEPLFRCNLACAGCGKIQFPADILKKNLSPEDCFRAVDECGAPMVSIPGGEPLLHPQMAEIVEGLVARKKYVYLCTNALLLEKQLDRFKPSKYLSFSVHIDGPREEHDVAVCREGTYDIAVNAIKAAIAKGFRVTTNSTLFNNAEPARMRQMFDEMTDLGVEGMMLSPGYQYEKAPDQEHFLQRRQTVDLFRRIFEKPKSRWTFNQSPLFMEFLKGNWELECTPWGNPTYNVFGWQKPCYLISDGYAQTFRELMETTDWNAYGRKSGNSRCQDCMVHCGHEPTAVQETFSSLKGLFGAARVVLFGPLKGKPLPELPQQPVSRPVGDLIQLDSFANRETSESAA; encoded by the coding sequence CCTGATGCTGGAACCGCTGTTCCGCTGCAACCTCGCCTGCGCCGGCTGCGGCAAGATCCAGTTCCCGGCGGACATCCTCAAAAAGAATCTTTCGCCCGAAGACTGCTTCCGGGCGGTCGACGAGTGCGGCGCTCCGATGGTTTCGATCCCCGGTGGGGAGCCGCTGCTGCATCCGCAGATGGCGGAGATCGTCGAGGGGCTGGTTGCCCGCAAGAAGTACGTTTACCTCTGCACCAACGCCCTGCTGTTGGAGAAGCAGCTCGACCGGTTCAAGCCGTCGAAGTACCTCTCGTTCTCCGTCCATATCGACGGGCCGCGGGAGGAGCACGACGTCGCCGTCTGTCGCGAGGGTACGTACGACATTGCGGTGAACGCGATCAAGGCCGCCATCGCCAAGGGGTTCCGCGTCACGACGAACAGCACGCTGTTCAACAACGCCGAGCCGGCGCGGATGCGGCAGATGTTCGACGAGATGACCGACCTGGGGGTCGAGGGGATGATGCTTTCCCCCGGCTACCAGTACGAGAAGGCTCCGGACCAGGAGCACTTTCTCCAGCGTCGGCAGACGGTGGACCTGTTCCGGCGGATCTTTGAGAAGCCCAAGTCGCGGTGGACGTTCAACCAGTCGCCGCTGTTCATGGAGTTTCTGAAGGGGAACTGGGAGCTAGAATGCACGCCGTGGGGGAACCCGACCTATAACGTCTTCGGGTGGCAGAAGCCGTGCTATCTGATTTCCGATGGTTACGCGCAGACGTTCCGTGAGTTGATGGAGACGACCGACTGGAACGCGTATGGCCGCAAGAGCGGCAATTCGCGGTGCCAGGACTGCATGGTGCACTGCGGCCATGAGCCGACGGCGGTGCAGGAGACGTTTTCGTCGCTCAAGGGGTTGTTTGGTGCGGCCCGGGTGGTGCTGTTTGGGCCGCTGAAGGGGAAGCCGCTTCCGGAGCTTCCGCAGCAGCCGGTGTCGCGTCCCGTCGGCGATTTGATTCAGCTCGACTCGTTCGCAAATCGCGAAACGTCAGAAAGCGCTGCCTGA
- a CDS encoding flavin monoamine oxidase family protein, with the protein MSGSPILILGGGAAGLAAARRLSAAGVDSVILESRSRLGGRIVTDRFSTGELCDGGPEFLHGSSPLFDEILQEAGIRSDTMPDRHLVREGNELVETRFGGEWETIFGRLNDYDGPDLSFAEFLRQFCEDVPADARRMATEYVEGFNAADQELISIRWLRSSEQSVGVDEQGIRRLQGGYDQVVAALEKSASRSQIELETDITHVSSEPGTGVRVTATRSGGPRTYEGRCAIATFPIGVLQAGVLRFVPDSVRRSDAIRGFRMGEIIKAVLLFREPFWRDTLAELGGFLHVPGRTFMTWWPLGESRVLTGWSGGPRAGAISRMSTEEIRQVALDDLAEGFGLPAAEIASHLVEDWVYNWCQDPWALGAYSYATVGHAEAHAPLQAPGPGGLFWAGEATDATFPATVAGAIHSGDRAARQALEWLSSQGAPRT; encoded by the coding sequence ATGTCAGGTTCTCCCATTCTGATCCTCGGCGGCGGAGCAGCCGGACTCGCGGCCGCCCGCCGTCTCTCGGCTGCCGGCGTCGACTCCGTGATTCTCGAGAGCCGAAGTCGCCTCGGCGGCCGGATCGTCACCGACCGCTTCTCCACAGGTGAGCTCTGCGACGGCGGTCCGGAGTTCCTCCACGGCTCGTCCCCCCTCTTCGACGAGATCTTGCAGGAAGCGGGAATCCGCAGCGACACGATGCCCGACCGGCATCTCGTCCGAGAGGGAAACGAACTCGTCGAAACACGCTTCGGCGGCGAGTGGGAAACGATCTTCGGCCGTCTGAACGACTACGACGGACCAGACCTCTCCTTCGCCGAGTTCCTGAGACAGTTCTGCGAAGACGTCCCGGCCGACGCCCGGCGGATGGCGACCGAGTACGTCGAGGGCTTCAACGCGGCCGATCAGGAGCTCATCAGCATCCGCTGGCTCCGGTCCTCCGAGCAAAGCGTCGGCGTCGACGAGCAGGGGATCCGTCGACTTCAGGGAGGATACGATCAGGTCGTGGCGGCCCTGGAGAAGAGCGCATCCCGGTCCCAAATCGAACTGGAGACGGACATCACCCACGTCTCCAGCGAACCGGGAACCGGCGTCCGTGTGACCGCGACTCGCTCGGGCGGGCCGCGGACCTACGAGGGGCGCTGCGCGATCGCGACCTTTCCGATCGGCGTTCTCCAGGCGGGCGTCCTCCGCTTTGTCCCCGACAGCGTCCGCCGGTCCGACGCGATCCGCGGATTCCGGATGGGGGAGATCATCAAGGCGGTGCTGCTGTTCCGGGAGCCGTTCTGGCGGGACACCCTCGCGGAACTCGGCGGCTTTCTGCATGTCCCCGGCCGGACCTTCATGACCTGGTGGCCGCTGGGCGAGAGCCGGGTCCTCACCGGATGGTCGGGTGGACCGCGTGCCGGAGCGATCAGCCGAATGTCGACCGAGGAGATCCGGCAGGTCGCTCTCGACGACCTCGCCGAAGGATTCGGCCTCCCGGCTGCGGAGATCGCCTCGCACCTCGTCGAGGATTGGGTCTACAACTGGTGCCAGGACCCCTGGGCCCTCGGTGCCTACAGTTACGCGACCGTTGGGCACGCCGAGGCCCACGCCCCGCTCCAGGCGCCGGGCCCGGGTGGGCTGTTCTGGGCGGGCGAGGCGACCGACGCCACTTTCCCGGCCACGGTGGCGGGCGCGATTCACAGCGGGGACCGGGCGGCGCGGCAGGCTCTCGAATGGCTCTCCAGCCAAGGGGCTCCGCGGACGTGA
- a CDS encoding DUF1559 domain-containing protein, protein MASRRGFTLIELLVVIAIIAVLVAILLPAVQQAREAARRSTCTNNLKQVGVALHNYHDIHKTLPSGWIGVNESTRLPSAHEGGSGAGWAMMILPMMDQGALFGKFNDQLPISDPANAAVARQFLPVYICPSDAASVQTWDIDEEGSPGTKLATLARANYVGSFGTVEIDLCENAPGAAPVSSTGQCVSDGAFYHNSRNGFHDFTDGMSSTFFVGERKSFPSAPFYSTWVGSVPEGEESFARILGVFDHTPNHPAAHLEDFSSTHVGGAQFVLADGHVKFVSENIDGEVYRAVGTIRGREIISDFE, encoded by the coding sequence ATGGCCTCGCGACGAGGTTTCACGCTGATCGAACTTCTGGTGGTCATTGCCATCATCGCCGTGCTCGTGGCGATCCTGCTGCCCGCCGTCCAGCAGGCCCGCGAAGCGGCCCGCCGCTCCACCTGCACCAACAACCTCAAGCAGGTCGGCGTGGCCCTGCACAACTACCACGACATCCACAAGACCCTCCCGAGCGGCTGGATCGGCGTCAATGAATCGACGCGACTCCCGTCGGCTCACGAAGGGGGGAGCGGCGCGGGGTGGGCGATGATGATCCTCCCGATGATGGACCAGGGGGCGCTCTTCGGAAAATTCAACGACCAGCTTCCGATCAGCGATCCCGCGAACGCCGCGGTCGCCCGCCAGTTCCTTCCGGTCTACATCTGTCCTTCGGACGCCGCCTCCGTCCAGACGTGGGACATCGACGAGGAGGGGAGCCCGGGGACCAAGCTGGCGACGCTCGCCCGGGCGAACTACGTCGGATCGTTCGGGACCGTCGAGATCGACCTGTGTGAGAACGCGCCAGGTGCGGCTCCGGTCTCCAGCACGGGGCAGTGCGTCAGCGACGGGGCCTTCTATCACAACAGCCGGAACGGGTTCCATGACTTCACCGACGGAATGAGCTCGACGTTCTTCGTCGGCGAGCGGAAGTCGTTCCCGTCGGCGCCGTTCTACTCGACATGGGTCGGCTCGGTTCCCGAAGGGGAAGAGTCGTTCGCCCGGATCCTGGGGGTCTTCGATCACACTCCGAACCATCCGGCGGCTCACCTGGAGGACTTCAGCAGCACCCACGTCGGCGGGGCGCAGTTCGTCTTGGCGGACGGGCACGTCAAGTTCGTCAGCGAGAACATCGACGGCGAGGTCTACCGGGCGGTCGGAACGATCCGCGGCCGCGAGATCATCTCCGACTTCGAGTGA
- a CDS encoding DUF1501 domain-containing protein, which produces MESSAAPLASSLPPVPPSTSSALAGLKSPLESPITVQSRRWFLKAGLAGLGGLMSPSLLRAGTEAAATKPNSKKSVILIWLSGGPSHIDMWDPKPEAPTEIRGPYSPIATKLPGVQFCEHLPLQASILDKMSVLRGVDCQSSNHTPITFQAGNPLARRTDDGKDGAGWPSMGSVAAKFRGSNHPDMPAFVGLAPSWVADVYESGDMGAQFSAIKGLDVVGKFALPKGIEASRLEDRESLRQSFDRLRQDLDQKATLEKLDRYTQQAYSMVLGGHVQRAFDLNKESDETRLKYGKNEIGEKVLLARRLVEAGVSYTTVSAKWGYFDHHGDNVQWGGIEKGLTPILPTVDRAMFALVNDLEERGLLDDTLVLMLGEFGRAPVINKEAGRDHWTSVMSMLVAGGGLRHGQVIGSTDSKGYGIQSGIVRPQDLAATVFRHLEIDLESQWTNLQGRPMPIIVEGGRPIPELV; this is translated from the coding sequence ATGGAATCGTCCGCCGCCCCCCTCGCGTCCTCCCTCCCGCCGGTCCCTCCCTCGACCTCCTCCGCTCTCGCCGGACTCAAGTCGCCGCTCGAAAGCCCGATCACCGTCCAATCCCGCCGCTGGTTCCTCAAAGCAGGACTCGCCGGCCTCGGGGGACTGATGTCTCCCTCGCTGCTGCGGGCCGGAACCGAAGCGGCTGCCACGAAGCCGAACTCCAAGAAGTCCGTGATCCTGATCTGGCTCTCCGGAGGGCCCAGCCACATCGATATGTGGGACCCCAAGCCGGAAGCCCCCACGGAAATCCGCGGCCCCTACAGCCCGATCGCCACCAAGTTGCCGGGTGTCCAGTTCTGCGAGCACCTCCCGCTCCAGGCCTCGATCCTCGACAAGATGTCGGTTCTCCGCGGAGTCGACTGCCAGTCGAGCAACCATACGCCGATTACCTTCCAGGCCGGGAACCCCCTGGCCCGCCGGACCGATGACGGCAAGGATGGCGCGGGCTGGCCCTCGATGGGCTCCGTCGCCGCCAAGTTCCGCGGCTCCAACCATCCCGACATGCCGGCATTCGTCGGCCTCGCCCCCTCATGGGTCGCGGACGTCTACGAATCCGGGGACATGGGCGCGCAGTTCTCCGCCATCAAGGGCCTTGATGTCGTCGGGAAGTTCGCGCTGCCGAAAGGGATCGAGGCGTCGCGGCTCGAAGACCGGGAGTCGCTGCGACAGTCGTTCGACCGGCTGCGGCAGGACCTCGACCAGAAGGCGACCCTCGAAAAACTCGACCGCTACACCCAGCAGGCGTACAGCATGGTCCTGGGGGGCCACGTCCAGCGGGCCTTCGATCTCAACAAGGAATCGGACGAGACCCGCCTCAAGTACGGCAAGAACGAGATCGGCGAGAAGGTCCTGCTGGCCCGGCGGCTGGTCGAGGCGGGCGTGAGCTACACGACCGTCAGCGCCAAGTGGGGCTATTTCGACCACCACGGCGACAACGTCCAGTGGGGCGGGATCGAAAAGGGGCTCACTCCGATCCTCCCCACAGTCGATCGGGCCATGTTCGCCCTCGTGAACGACCTCGAGGAACGGGGCCTCCTCGACGACACCCTGGTCCTGATGCTCGGCGAGTTCGGCCGGGCTCCGGTCATCAACAAGGAAGCGGGCCGCGACCACTGGACGAGCGTCATGTCGATGCTCGTCGCGGGGGGCGGCCTGCGGCACGGCCAGGTGATCGGCAGCACCGACAGCAAGGGATACGGTATCCAGAGCGGCATTGTCCGTCCGCAGGACCTCGCCGCGACCGTCTTCCGGCACCTGGAGATCGACCTGGAATCCCAGTGGACCAACCTCCAGGGCCGTCCGATGCCGATCATCGTCGAAGGGGGCCGGCCGATTCCGGAACTGGTCTGA
- a CDS encoding PIG-L deacetylase family protein has product MSESSSPVRVLAIHAHPDDIEFQCAGTLALLKQKGCDVHMAVMTAGDCGSAELGPDEISNVRREEGRKAAEMLGAGYTSLEFKDLQICVDNDSRRRVTEVIRRTRPDIVITAPPVDYMSDHEMTSRLVRDATFNASCPNYVTQQWDPAPATKKIPYLYYVDPIEGVDWFGVSTPTDFIVDISSTFELKLQMLACHDSQRAWLRRQHGLDEYLEGCRRWSARRGQEIGAAYGEAYRQHKGHPYPHDNRLEALIKG; this is encoded by the coding sequence GTGTCCGAGTCTTCGAGCCCTGTCCGCGTCCTGGCGATTCATGCCCATCCCGATGACATCGAGTTCCAGTGCGCGGGGACGCTGGCGCTGCTGAAGCAGAAAGGGTGCGACGTCCACATGGCGGTGATGACCGCCGGGGACTGCGGGAGCGCGGAGCTGGGGCCGGACGAGATCTCCAACGTCCGCCGCGAAGAGGGTCGGAAAGCCGCGGAGATGCTGGGAGCGGGGTACACCTCCCTGGAGTTCAAGGATCTCCAGATCTGCGTCGACAACGACAGCCGGCGGCGGGTGACCGAAGTGATCCGCCGGACGCGGCCGGATATTGTCATCACCGCTCCGCCGGTGGACTACATGTCCGATCATGAGATGACGAGCCGGCTGGTCCGGGATGCGACGTTCAACGCGTCGTGCCCGAATTACGTGACGCAGCAGTGGGATCCGGCTCCGGCGACGAAGAAGATCCCGTACCTGTACTACGTCGATCCGATTGAAGGGGTGGACTGGTTCGGGGTGTCGACGCCGACTGACTTCATCGTCGATATCTCGTCGACGTTTGAGCTCAAGCTGCAGATGCTGGCGTGTCATGACAGCCAGCGGGCCTGGTTGCGGCGGCAGCACGGGCTGGATGAGTATCTGGAGGGGTGTCGGCGGTGGAGTGCCCGCCGGGGGCAGGAGATCGGTGCGGCTTACGGGGAGGCGTATCGGCAGCACAAGGGTCACCCGTATCCGCATGACAACCGTTTGGAAGCGCTCATCAAGGGTTGA
- a CDS encoding RNA polymerase sigma factor has protein sequence MWSFQGHCLPVETPDEQLVQRTVAGDRAAYGELARRWFRRILALCHSRLACRADAEDVAQETLLRGFQDLGRLQHPEHFGAWLRSIAIHACVDRVRSARLRPSRNGDAVLTVSSAEHPPERTAAAAEEQAAVLRHVQSLPEELREVILLHYYDAMTYDDMARWIGVARATVSDRLARGREILRRQLLTVGRTLHEV, from the coding sequence GTGTGGTCATTCCAGGGACACTGTCTTCCGGTGGAGACTCCGGACGAACAGCTCGTGCAGCGAACGGTGGCCGGCGATCGCGCGGCTTACGGGGAGCTTGCGCGCCGCTGGTTCCGGCGGATCCTGGCGCTATGCCACTCCCGTCTGGCATGCCGCGCCGACGCGGAAGACGTCGCCCAGGAGACCCTCCTGCGAGGGTTTCAGGATCTCGGGCGGCTCCAGCATCCGGAGCACTTCGGCGCCTGGCTGCGGTCGATCGCGATCCACGCCTGCGTCGACCGCGTCCGGTCCGCCCGCCTCCGTCCGAGCCGGAACGGCGATGCGGTCCTGACGGTCTCGTCCGCGGAGCACCCTCCTGAGCGGACAGCCGCGGCGGCGGAAGAGCAGGCGGCCGTTCTGAGGCACGTGCAGTCACTCCCCGAGGAACTGCGGGAAGTGATCCTGCTGCACTACTACGATGCAATGACTTACGACGACATGGCCCGGTGGATCGGAGTGGCCCGCGCGACGGTGAGCGACCGGCTCGCGCGCGGCCGGGAGATCCTGAGGCGGCAACTCCTGACCGTCGGGAGGACGCTCCATGAGGTGTGA
- the thpR gene encoding RNA 2',3'-cyclic phosphodiesterase: MTLPPPTPDETPGTIRTFVGVPILATPQMVALHRQLQDLRREVRVVELRQCHLTLAFLGETPAGAVPAISGAIAESIRGVEPYSARLTGLGTFPDLRRPRVVWMGLAPDHPLKLIAARLQAALPELGLACDRKPFAAHVTLARVKTPDCPGLKSLLRDEASTAFGEPRIEAVCHYRSELSAAGPVYSILSEHPLTG; encoded by the coding sequence GTGACGCTTCCGCCGCCCACTCCCGACGAGACACCCGGGACGATCCGGACCTTTGTCGGCGTGCCGATCCTCGCCACGCCGCAGATGGTCGCTCTCCATCGACAACTTCAGGACCTCCGACGAGAAGTTCGCGTCGTCGAACTCCGCCAATGCCATCTGACGCTCGCGTTCCTCGGTGAGACGCCTGCCGGGGCGGTTCCGGCCATCTCCGGTGCGATCGCAGAGAGCATCCGAGGTGTTGAGCCCTATTCAGCTCGTCTGACCGGTCTGGGAACCTTCCCCGATCTCCGACGTCCGCGGGTCGTGTGGATGGGACTCGCTCCGGATCACCCGCTGAAGCTCATCGCTGCGCGGCTCCAGGCCGCTCTCCCGGAACTCGGTCTCGCGTGCGACCGGAAGCCGTTTGCCGCGCACGTCACGTTGGCCCGGGTGAAGACACCAGACTGTCCCGGACTGAAATCACTCCTCCGCGACGAGGCGTCCACAGCGTTCGGCGAACCGCGGATCGAAGCGGTCTGCCACTACCGATCGGAGTTGTCCGCGGCGGGCCCGGTCTACAGCATCCTGAGCGAGCATCCGCTGACCGGTTGA
- a CDS encoding S8 family peptidase gives MGRLPLCGLTAFLILVSSHGSAARAEDSIPVLIRFNRRPALAEAGIVEKHRGRVRKQFSLVPAIAAEMPASAVAKLRGEAGVVTVEADERVDAHDINTVWGVRRIGCGPVHAGTFNYTGAIPILGRSVRVAVIDTGIDYRHPQLGPRYRGGYDFVNNDSDPIDDHYHGTHVAGTVAAVRDGVGPVGVAPEVDLYALKVLGADGSGAYSKIISALQWCVQNNIQVANLSLGSTSNPGTIVKQAFDNAYAAGVVIVASAGNEGPGADTVGYPARYDSVIAVGSTTTSDTRSSFSSTGSTVELAAPGSSIFSTYPNGGYATLSGTSMASPHVAGVAALIIAAGVPDLNGDGLLHHEVRSVLQVSAHDLGTAGRDNEFGYGLVDAEAAVITAFDPDNYQPVQPTPIFNAPTSLIGSNSRTMVTLMWQDNANQEDGFEIQYGTGSKSAINWVTIGRVGADTTSYSFRAWRSGIVFRVRATRGSGANFQATPWSDMIRLNVR, from the coding sequence ATGGGCAGGCTGCCACTCTGTGGACTGACGGCGTTCCTGATTCTGGTCAGTTCTCACGGTTCGGCCGCGCGGGCCGAGGACTCGATTCCCGTTCTTATCCGCTTCAATCGCCGTCCCGCTCTCGCGGAAGCGGGGATCGTCGAGAAGCACCGGGGCCGGGTGCGGAAGCAGTTTTCCCTCGTGCCGGCGATCGCCGCCGAGATGCCCGCTTCGGCGGTCGCCAAGCTGCGGGGTGAAGCGGGGGTCGTCACGGTCGAGGCCGACGAGCGGGTCGATGCGCACGACATCAACACGGTCTGGGGCGTGCGGCGGATCGGCTGCGGGCCCGTCCATGCCGGGACCTTCAATTACACCGGGGCGATCCCGATCCTCGGGCGATCCGTCCGCGTGGCGGTCATTGACACGGGAATCGACTACCGGCACCCGCAACTGGGGCCGCGGTACCGCGGGGGCTACGACTTCGTCAACAACGACTCCGACCCGATCGACGATCACTACCACGGGACGCATGTCGCCGGCACGGTGGCGGCGGTCCGCGACGGAGTCGGTCCCGTGGGAGTCGCTCCCGAGGTGGACCTGTACGCGCTCAAGGTCCTGGGAGCCGACGGCAGCGGGGCGTACTCGAAGATCATCTCCGCCCTCCAGTGGTGCGTGCAGAACAACATCCAGGTCGCCAATCTCAGTCTCGGGAGCACGTCCAATCCCGGCACGATCGTGAAGCAGGCGTTCGACAACGCCTATGCGGCCGGCGTGGTGATTGTCGCCTCGGCGGGGAACGAGGGGCCGGGAGCGGACACGGTCGGCTATCCGGCCCGCTACGACTCTGTGATCGCCGTCGGCTCGACAACGACCTCCGACACCCGCTCCAGCTTCTCGAGCACCGGCTCAACGGTGGAGCTGGCGGCGCCGGGATCGTCGATCTTTTCGACGTACCCCAATGGGGGCTACGCGACCCTGAGCGGGACGTCGATGGCCTCTCCCCACGTCGCCGGCGTCGCCGCACTGATCATTGCCGCGGGGGTCCCCGACCTCAACGGCGACGGGCTGCTGCACCATGAAGTCCGGTCCGTGCTGCAGGTCTCGGCGCACGATCTGGGGACCGCCGGACGCGACAACGAGTTCGGCTACGGACTCGTCGACGCCGAGGCGGCGGTGATCACGGCATTCGATCCCGACAACTACCAGCCGGTCCAGCCGACTCCGATCTTCAACGCGCCGACCAGCCTCATCGGTTCGAATTCCCGGACGATGGTGACGCTGATGTGGCAGGACAACGCGAACCAGGAAGACGGGTTCGAAATCCAGTACGGGACCGGAAGCAAATCGGCGATCAACTGGGTGACGATCGGCCGCGTCGGCGCGGACACCACGTCGTATTCGTTCCGGGCCTGGCGGTCCGGGATCGTGTTCCGTGTTCGCGCGACCCGCGGATCGGGAGCGAATTTTCAGGCCACCCCCTGGAGCGACATGATCCGCCTGAACGTGCGGTAA
- a CDS encoding zf-HC2 domain-containing protein: MRCDELSDRLSPYFDGVLPQADAESVGAHLATCSDCARRLDDLRQVDRQLRAHLVVPDVEAFVARLQTQIGSPPPRPAKASVPSARGAGWLGLLFAAGLLVAVAIGLRAGRKATPIASAAGSTRLVRATGPVEVISPSGKRTSLIPDRPVVLTDGARVRTGPDALCELETGCQGIVRMDAGTELVVHPLERVELVEGQVWAQAARQCELGIQLGTRSGVAPRLSVFQCPTSSELQWSVKTDAVSCTALTDHALALETSASAIQIPPESCVEIVGGKPAERSRKMDPLAATRWQLPLLVMKTPQDSELQARLDAVLATIGETKLGYVYEEDLLKLGPAGAEPLLAYIRSDRSKENPERRRRAMRIAGRMVWKGQISDLADLAGDGDPEIRRIVRETVERLQGIGASKAATDR; the protein is encoded by the coding sequence ATGAGGTGTGACGAACTCTCCGACCGGCTCAGCCCCTATTTCGACGGCGTGCTTCCGCAGGCCGACGCAGAAAGCGTCGGCGCGCATCTGGCGACCTGCTCCGACTGTGCCCGCCGGCTCGACGACCTGCGCCAGGTCGACCGCCAGTTGCGGGCGCATCTCGTCGTTCCTGATGTCGAGGCGTTCGTCGCGCGCCTGCAAACACAGATCGGTTCCCCGCCTCCCCGCCCGGCGAAGGCTTCGGTTCCCTCGGCGCGCGGTGCCGGATGGCTCGGGCTCCTGTTTGCCGCCGGACTCCTGGTCGCCGTGGCGATCGGCCTGCGGGCGGGGCGCAAGGCGACCCCGATCGCCTCCGCGGCGGGTTCGACGCGACTGGTCCGGGCGACCGGCCCGGTTGAAGTCATCAGCCCGTCCGGGAAGCGGACGAGCCTGATCCCCGACCGACCGGTTGTCCTGACGGATGGCGCCCGCGTCCGGACCGGCCCCGACGCCCTCTGCGAGCTCGAAACCGGCTGCCAGGGAATCGTCCGGATGGATGCCGGGACGGAACTGGTCGTGCATCCTCTGGAACGCGTGGAACTGGTCGAAGGGCAGGTGTGGGCCCAGGCGGCCCGGCAGTGCGAACTGGGGATTCAGCTCGGGACGCGGTCCGGCGTCGCCCCCCGGTTATCGGTGTTCCAATGCCCCACCTCCTCCGAACTGCAATGGTCGGTGAAGACCGACGCCGTCTCCTGCACGGCCCTCACGGACCACGCTCTGGCGCTGGAGACATCGGCGTCGGCCATCCAGATTCCGCCGGAATCGTGCGTCGAGATTGTCGGCGGAAAGCCGGCCGAACGCAGCCGCAAGATGGACCCGCTGGCCGCGACCCGGTGGCAGCTTCCGCTGCTCGTGATGAAGACGCCGCAGGACAGCGAGCTCCAGGCCCGCCTCGATGCGGTCCTCGCCACGATCGGGGAGACGAAGCTGGGCTACGTCTATGAGGAGGACCTGCTCAAGCTCGGGCCGGCCGGGGCGGAGCCGCTCCTCGCCTATATCCGGTCGGACCGTTCCAAGGAGAATCCCGAGCGTCGCCGCCGGGCGATGCGGATTGCCGGGCGGATGGTCTGGAAGGGGCAGATCAGCGACCTGGCCGACCTGGCGGGGGACGGCGATCCGGAAATCCGCCGGATCGTCCGGGAGACGGTCGAGCGGCTGCAGGGGATTGGAGCGTCCAAGGCGGCGACCGATCGCTGA